From the genome of Synchiropus splendidus isolate RoL2022-P1 chromosome 17, RoL_Sspl_1.0, whole genome shotgun sequence, one region includes:
- the acer3 gene encoding alkaline ceramidase 3 — protein MAPSLDRQGYWGRPTSTLDWCEENYVVSFYIAEFWNTVSNLIMILPPLWGAVQTYHHGLEFRYICSFLGLAAVGVGSWCFHMTLLYEMQLLDELPMIYSTCVFVYCVYECFKRENSVGWFPIVLLLIFSVTVTAVYLQWKEPVFHQVMYGALVACLVARSVFVVTWVYPWLRPLCYTSLCVFLLGFLLWNIDNIFCDSLRASRQTLPPGVGVVTQFHAWWHIFTGLGSYLHILLSLQIRSTYLKCRPKIKFVCGIWPTLHIEPQKTG, from the exons ATGGCTCCCTCGTTGGACAGACAAGGATACTGGGGACGGCCGACCTCAACGCTGGACTGGTGCGAGGAGAACTATGTCGTCTCCTTCTACATCGCGGAATTCT GGAACACGGTCAGCAACCTGATAATGATTCTGCCTCCTCTTTGGGGAGCTGTTCAGACGTACCATCACGGGCTGGAGTTCCGCTACATTTGCTCCTTCCTGGGACTCGCAG CTGTTGGTGTCGGTTCCTGGTGCTTCCACATGACTCTTCTTTATGAGATGCAG ttaCTCGACGAGTTGCCGATGATTTACAGCACATGTGTATTTGTATACTGCGT ATATGAGTGTTTCAAGCGAGAGAACAGCGTCGGGTGGTTTCCCATCGTGCTGCTGTTAATATTCAGCGTCACAGTCACTGCT GTGTATTTGCAGTGGAAGGAGCCAGTGTTTCACCAG GTTATGTATGGGGCTCTCGTCGCTTGTCTCGTGGCGCgctctgtttttgttgttacatG GGTGTACCCTTGGCTCAGACCTTTGTGTTACACCTCTTTATGTGTCTTTCTGTTGGGATTCCTGCTGTGGAATATCGACAATATCTTCTGTGACTCGCTCAG AGCCAGTAGGCAAACACTTCCTCCTGGTGTTGGAGTTGTGACACAGTTCCACGCGTGGTGGCACATCTTCACAGGCCTGGGCTCCTACCTGCACATACTTCTCAG TCTACAGATACGATCAACCTACCTCAAGTGCAGACCAAAAATAAAG TTTGTATGTGGCATTTGGCCCACCCTGCACATTGAACCCCAGAAGACTGGCTGA
- the serpinh1a gene encoding serpin H1a: MWLNLAVLVLVASAASAATSTPADKVLSKHATTLADKSADLAFNLYQNMAKEKSVENIVISPVVVASSLGLVALGGKASTASQVKTLLNASTVKDEQLHAGLAELLTEVSDPKARNVTWKISNHLYGPSSVKFAEDFVKSSKKHYKCNHTKINFKDKKSALNSINEWAAKSTDGKLPEVTKDVEKTDGAIIINAMVFKPHWDEQFHHKMVDNRGFMVSRSFTVAVEMMHRTGVFGFYEDKSNSLSILSMPLAHKKSTVVFLMPSSVEPLERLEKMLTKKQLKTWMGKLKQMAVAVSLPKVSMEVSHNLQKHLEDLGLTEAVDKSKADFSNISGKKDLYLSSVFHAASFEWTTDGNEIDMTIFGTDKLKSPKLFYADHPFIFLVKDQKTNSILFIGRMVRPKGEKMRDEL, encoded by the exons ATGTGGCTTAACCTCGCAGTGCTGGTCCTTGTGGCATCGGCAGCCTCAGCTGCTACTTCCACTCCTGCAGACAAAGTGCTGAGTAAGCACGCCACGACCCTGGCCGACAAGAGCGCAGACTTGGCATTCAACCTCTACCAGAACATGGCAAAAGAGAAAAGTGTGGAGAACATTGTCATCTCTCCGGTCGTGGTGGCCTCCTCGCTGGGTCTGGTCGCCCTGGGAGGGAAGGCCTCCACCGCCTCGCAGGTGAAAACCCTTCTGAACGCGTCAACGGTGAAGGACGAGCAGCTGCACGCCGGTCTGGCGGAGCTGCTGACCGAGGTCAGCGACCCCAAGGCGCGCAACGTCACCTGGAAGATCAGCAACCACCTGTACGGCCCCAGCTCTGTCAAGTTTGCGGAGGATTTCGTGAAGAGCAGCAAGAAGCACTACAAGTGCAACCACACCAAGATCAACTTCAAAGACAAGAAGAGCGCGCTGAACTCCATCAACGAGTGGGCGGCCAAGTCTACTGACGGGAAGCTGCCGGAGGTGACCAAGGATGTGGAGAAGACGGACGGAGCCATCATCATCAACGCTATGGTTTTCAAAC CCCACTGGGACGAGCAGTTCCATCATAAGATGGTGGACAACCGTGGCTTCATGGTCTCCAGGAGCTTCACTGTTGCCGTGGAGATGATGCACCGCACCG GTGTCTTTGGCTTCTATGAAGACAAAAGCAACAGTCTGTCCATTCTGAGCATGCCACTGGCTCATAAGAAGTCCACCGTGGTCTTCTTGATGCCCTCCAGCGTGGAGCCTCTGGAGCGCCTGGAGAAAATGCTGACTAAGAAGCAGCTGAAGACATGGATGGGCAAGCTCAAGCAGATGGCCGTAGCTGTGTCGCTGCCCAAAGTCAGCATGGAAGTCAGCCACAATCTGCAG AAACATCTGGAGGACCTGGGCTTGACGGAGGCAGTTGACAAATCCAAAGCTGACTTCTCAAACATTTCCGGGAAGAAGGATCTGTATTTATCCAGCGTTTTCCACGCCGCGTCTTTCGAGTGGACAACCGACGGGAACGAAATCGACATGACCATCTTCGGGACGGACAAACTCAAAAGCCCTAAACTCTTCTATGCCGACCACCCGTTCATCTTCTTGGTGAAGGATCAGAAGACGAACTCCATCCTGTTTATCGGCAGAATGGTCAGGCCCAAGGGTGAGAAGATGAGAGACGAGCTATAA